Part of the Mycoplasmopsis columboralis genome, ACACTGTGGAATTGGACTCGGAATTGATCGTTTAACAATGATTTTAGCTAACCAAAAAACAATTCGTGATGTTATTGCATTTCCAAAAAACGCAAAAAGTCAAGATGTGTTCACTGAAGCTCCTTCGGGAGTTGATGAGACTCAACTTAAAGAATTATTTATAAAAGTAGATCAATAAAATTATCTAAATTTTTGATATTGAATTTTATTTTATAAGTTATAATATTAAAGCATTTATCAAAAACCACAATAAAGGAGGAAACCATGGCTATAGTACCAAAAAGAAAGACATCTAAACAACGTAAACACAAAAGAAACAGTCACTCTGCTTTAGAAATGCCAAACCTTGTTGCATGTAAAAACTGTACACAAATGATCGAACAGCATGTTGTATGTAAATTTTGTGGTTTTTACAAAGGTAAAAAAGTTGAAGGGTATGTTGCTCTTAACGACCGTATTCAATAATTACATAACATTTTAATATCGGAAAATAACCAGGAAAGTTTTTCTTTGGTTATTTTTTTATTTCTCTTATTACTTAAATGAAAAGAGGAAAAATGCTACTTTACAAAATCGGAGAAATAGTTTATAAAAACAATAACAATTTAATTTTAGAGTGCAAAGGCGAAGGACACATCGTTGTCATTTCAAATGAATCTCGTTATCAAGTTCATGACAAAATCAAAATGTTTTTTTATGAATATAATAGCGAGTACAATCGCACAACTTATGGGTTTAAAGATTTCAAGGAGCGTCTATTATTTATTGATTTAATTTCAATTGACAAAATCGGTCCTAAAATCGCTATGAATATTTTAGATAAAGGTTGAGAATACATTGCTGAACTAATTTCGCAAGAAAACTGACAAGAAATATCCAAAATACCTTTTGTTAACGAAAAGACAGCTCGTTTCTTATGTGTTGAACTTTCTAATAAATGAACTAAAATAATTAATAAAAATAAATCACAAAGTCATACATCAAATTTTTCAAATATCAAACAATTAACCGATACACTAAACACTTTAGGATTTAAGAAAAAACAAATTGATTACGCAGTTTCTAGAGTTGACTTGAGCAAAGACTTAGAACAAAT contains:
- the ruvA gene encoding Holliday junction branch migration protein RuvA, translating into MKRGKMLLYKIGEIVYKNNNNLILECKGEGHIVVISNESRYQVHDKIKMFFYEYNSEYNRTTYGFKDFKERLLFIDLISIDKIGPKIAMNILDKGWEYIAELISQENWQEISKIPFVNEKTARFLCVELSNKWTKIINKNKSQSHTSNFSNIKQLTDTLNTLGFKKKQIDYAVSRVDLSKDLEQIIEDSIEIIAKNQNEINLASA
- the rpmF gene encoding 50S ribosomal protein L32 — translated: MAIVPKRKTSKQRKHKRNSHSALEMPNLVACKNCTQMIEQHVVCKFCGFYKGKKVEGYVALNDRIQ